In Drosophila busckii strain San Diego stock center, stock number 13000-0081.31 chromosome 3R, ASM1175060v1, whole genome shotgun sequence, the sequence tttgttttctgtgcaaaaaagtataaaagccCACTgatttttctaaaatttaaaacatttcaaatatgTTTGGCCTCAAGCACACTTTATCCTACAGTTTGGTGCTTTTGgcattgaattttattcaaGCCCAGCCAATTAATCAGCATGGGGAGTTTACTAAGGTAGATGACATGTTACTAAGTACTGTACAACTGGAGCACTTGAGGGGAAACGATTTACAGTGCCTTGAGTAACCCAAAGTATTATTGGCCAAACGCCACACTTGTCTATCACATCACAAATGAATTTTGTAAGTATTTCAGTTTAATAGTCAACCAATACCTGATAACTTTATTTCTATCCTAGCTTCTGCCGAAATCGAGAAAATCAAGAAGGCCATGTCAGATATATCGAAGAGAACCTGTGTGACTTTTCGTGAAACCTTCCATCCCACTGAACCCCAGGTGACTATACAACGCAAGTACGATTCATGCGTAGCTCACGTGGGCTATCAAAATGGAACACAAATTCTTAACCTGGCCGTGGACTGCATGGCTTCGGGCAGGATAAAACATGAGCTGCTCCATGCTCTTGGCTTTGTGCACATGCATTGTGACCCGAGGCGGGATAACTATGTGAAAATCCTCGAAGAAAACATCATCGAAGGACAAGAGTACAATTTTGAAAAGTACCCAGCCACTGAAATCACAGATTTGGGTCTGGAATATGATTATGGTAGTATTATGCACTATAGCACAACAGAATTCACAAAAAATGGTTTACCGACTATGATTCCTCTGCAACCTG encodes:
- the LOC108602667 gene encoding zinc metalloproteinase nas-14 produces the protein MSDISKRTCVTFRETFHPTEPQVTIQRKYDSCVAHVGYQNGTQILNLAVDCMASGRIKHELLHALGFVHMHCDPRRDNYVKILEENIIEGQEYNFEKYPATEITDLGLEYDYGSIMHYSTTEFTKNGLPTMIPLQPGVRIGQLDGLSPKDFQKIARVYCQKKNNNNNAI